The following proteins are encoded in a genomic region of Synechococcus sp. ROS8604:
- the carA gene encoding glutamine-hydrolyzing carbamoyl-phosphate synthase small subunit has translation MTAPNPFTARLVLQDGTVLEGFACGRRGSVIGEVVFNTGMTGYQEVLTDPSYSGQLITFTYPEIGNTGVNPDDQEADQPHARGLIVRQMAPQASNWRSKQSLPEWLEQNGVIGIHGVDTRALVRHLRELGPMNGVISSDGRPPLELLEDLKQAPSMEGLNLADQVTTPTAYRWTKSCSVAFDQRFQTRPERPYRVVAIDFGIKRAILDRLVSHGCDLTVLPANTDLDTVLSQEPEGVFLSNGPGDPAAVQSGITLAQRLLEHRQLPMFGICLGHQILGLALGGTTFKLAYGHRGLNHPCGSTGQVEITSQNHGFALDAGSLPEDKVEVTHFNLNDRTVAAFAHRNQPVFGVQYHPEASPGPHDADHHFARFTGLMADCR, from the coding sequence ATGACCGCTCCTAACCCATTCACAGCGCGTCTGGTCCTGCAGGACGGCACGGTTCTCGAGGGCTTTGCCTGCGGTCGGCGCGGCAGCGTGATCGGCGAGGTGGTGTTCAACACCGGAATGACGGGATACCAAGAGGTCCTAACGGATCCGAGTTATTCCGGTCAGCTCATCACTTTTACGTACCCAGAAATCGGAAATACCGGTGTTAATCCAGATGATCAAGAGGCGGATCAGCCTCATGCCCGTGGATTGATCGTGAGGCAGATGGCTCCTCAGGCGAGCAATTGGCGGAGCAAACAGTCTCTTCCTGAATGGCTAGAGCAAAACGGTGTGATCGGAATTCATGGTGTGGATACCCGTGCTCTGGTGAGGCATCTGCGCGAATTGGGCCCCATGAATGGTGTGATCAGCAGCGACGGTCGCCCGCCTCTTGAGCTTTTAGAGGATCTCAAGCAAGCCCCCTCGATGGAAGGGCTCAACCTGGCTGATCAGGTGACCACCCCAACCGCGTACCGCTGGACCAAGTCCTGCAGCGTTGCTTTTGACCAACGGTTTCAAACGCGCCCTGAGCGTCCTTATCGGGTTGTCGCTATCGATTTCGGGATTAAGCGAGCCATTCTTGATCGATTGGTTAGCCACGGCTGTGACCTAACTGTTTTGCCCGCAAATACAGACCTCGATACCGTGCTCTCTCAAGAGCCGGAAGGTGTTTTCCTCTCCAACGGTCCTGGTGATCCAGCGGCTGTGCAATCAGGCATCACGCTGGCCCAACGTTTGCTGGAACATCGGCAGCTGCCGATGTTTGGGATCTGTTTGGGGCATCAAATTCTGGGGTTGGCCCTCGGGGGCACAACGTTCAAGTTGGCCTATGGCCATCGAGGCCTTAATCATCCCTGTGGCAGCACGGGTCAGGTGGAAATTACAAGCCAAAACCATGGCTTTGCTCTTGACGCTGGTTCATTGCCCGAGGACAAAGTAGAGGTGACTCATTTCAACTTGAACGACCGCACAGTGGCGGCATTTGCCCATCGGAATCAACCGGTGTTTGGCGTTCAATATCACCCTGAAGCAAGTCCAGGCCCCCATGATGCAGATCATCATTTCGCCCGCTTTACGGGCTTGATGGCAGATTGCCGTTGA
- a CDS encoding DNA polymerase III subunit alpha, translated as MAFVPLHNHSDYSLLDGASQLPQMVERAKELGMPALALTDHGVMYGAVELLKLCKGAGIKPIIGNEMYVINGSIDDPQPKKERRYHLVVLAKNATGYRNLVKLTSISHLRGMRGRGIFSRACVDKQLLKQYGEGLIVATACLGGEIPQAIMRDRLDVARDVARWYQDVFGDNFFLEIQDHGSPEDRIVNVGIVQIAKELGIRLIATNDAHYLTRNDVEAHDALLCVLTGKLISDVKRLRYTGTEYLKSEEEMSRLFADHLEPDVVLEAIGNTVQVAEKVEDYDILGRYQMPRFPIPEPHTPVSYLHEVTEQGLRNRLEIDSETAIDPIYGDRLSHELKIMEQMGFPTYFLVVWDYIRFAREQGIPVGPGRGSAAGSLVAYALGITNIDPVKNGLLFERFLNPERKSMPDIDTDFCIERRGEVIDYVTRRYGEDKVAQIITFNRMTSKAVLKDVARVLDIPYGDADRLAKLIPVVRGKPAKLAAMIGEESPNPEFREKYKKDPVVKRWVDMAMRIEGTNKTYGVHAAGVVIAADPLDELVPLQRNNDGQVITQYFMEDVESMGLLKMDFLGLKNLTMIDKTLELVATTIGERVDPDKLPLEDPETYALLARGDLEGIFQLESTGMRQIVRDLKPSSLEDISSILALYRPGPLDAGLIPKFINRKHGREVIDFAHHSIEPILQETYGIMVYQEQIMKIAQDMAGYSLGEADLLRRAMGKKKVSEMQKHRGIFVQGASDRGVDKKIADELFDQMVLFAEYCFNKSHSTAYGAVTYQTAYLKAHYPVAYMAALLTVNAGASDKVQRYISNCNAMGIEVMPPDINASGIDFTPKGDRILFGLSAVRNLGDGAIRAVIGSRESEGPFQSLADLCDRLPSAVLNRRSMESLIHCGAMDALEPEANRAQLMADLDLLLDWATSRAKDRASGQGNLFDLMAASSEGADEAGTDLSLAPKAPPVKDYHPTEKLRLEKDLVGFYLSDHPLKQLTAPAKLLAPIGLGSLEEQADKAKVSAIAMVSEMRQVTTRKGDRMAVLTLEDLTGSCEAVVFPKCYARLADHLMAEARLLVWAAVDRRDERVQLIVDDCRAIDDLRLLMVELDPEQASDVAVQHKLRECLQAYRPDQEQLGVRVPVVAAVRQGNTVRYVRLGPQFCVRDASEAALHLQEKSFNVTCSEPLLN; from the coding sequence ATGGCATTTGTTCCCCTTCACAACCACAGCGATTACAGCCTTTTGGACGGGGCCTCGCAGCTTCCTCAGATGGTTGAACGTGCCAAAGAGTTAGGGATGCCGGCACTGGCACTCACGGATCACGGAGTGATGTACGGAGCCGTAGAGCTGCTCAAGTTGTGCAAAGGAGCGGGCATCAAGCCAATTATCGGCAATGAGATGTACGTCATCAACGGTTCCATTGATGACCCTCAACCTAAGAAGGAGCGCCGATATCACCTCGTGGTGCTGGCGAAGAATGCCACTGGTTATCGCAACTTGGTGAAGCTCACCAGCATCAGCCACCTGCGTGGAATGCGAGGGCGAGGAATCTTTTCCCGTGCCTGTGTTGATAAACAATTGCTGAAGCAATATGGCGAAGGTTTAATCGTTGCCACCGCTTGCCTTGGTGGTGAAATTCCTCAGGCGATTATGCGTGATCGTCTGGATGTAGCCCGTGATGTGGCCCGTTGGTATCAGGACGTCTTTGGCGATAATTTTTTCCTGGAAATTCAAGACCACGGCTCACCTGAAGATCGCATCGTCAATGTAGGCATTGTTCAGATTGCCAAGGAACTTGGAATTCGTTTGATCGCTACCAACGATGCTCATTACCTCACGCGCAACGATGTAGAAGCGCATGACGCTTTGCTGTGTGTTCTCACCGGCAAGCTGATTAGTGATGTTAAAAGGTTGCGTTACACCGGCACTGAATATCTTAAAAGTGAAGAGGAGATGTCACGGCTCTTTGCTGACCATCTTGAGCCAGATGTGGTGTTGGAAGCAATTGGCAATACTGTACAAGTTGCAGAAAAAGTTGAGGATTACGACATCCTTGGCCGGTATCAGATGCCGCGTTTCCCAATCCCAGAGCCACACACTCCTGTGAGTTATCTCCATGAAGTGACGGAGCAGGGTTTACGCAACCGATTGGAGATTGATTCCGAAACAGCCATTGATCCGATCTATGGAGATCGTCTTTCCCATGAATTAAAGATCATGGAACAGATGGGATTCCCCACCTATTTCCTTGTGGTGTGGGATTACATCCGCTTTGCACGAGAGCAGGGAATTCCCGTTGGACCGGGGCGTGGATCAGCGGCGGGGTCATTGGTGGCCTATGCGCTAGGAATTACCAATATCGATCCCGTGAAGAATGGCCTGTTGTTTGAGCGATTCCTGAATCCAGAACGGAAGTCGATGCCTGATATTGACACCGACTTCTGTATCGAACGTCGGGGAGAAGTGATTGACTATGTCACCCGCCGTTATGGCGAAGACAAGGTGGCTCAGATCATTACTTTTAACCGCATGACGTCCAAGGCGGTTCTAAAAGATGTGGCAAGGGTTCTTGATATTCCCTATGGCGATGCTGACCGACTTGCAAAGTTGATTCCGGTCGTACGCGGCAAACCAGCAAAATTGGCAGCCATGATCGGTGAGGAATCTCCCAATCCTGAATTTCGCGAAAAGTACAAGAAAGATCCTGTCGTTAAGCGTTGGGTCGACATGGCGATGCGCATTGAAGGGACGAATAAAACCTACGGAGTGCATGCTGCTGGAGTTGTGATTGCAGCGGATCCTCTAGATGAACTTGTTCCCCTTCAGAGAAATAATGATGGACAGGTTATTACTCAATACTTCATGGAAGATGTGGAGTCGATGGGGCTTCTGAAGATGGACTTCCTGGGTCTGAAAAATCTCACGATGATTGACAAAACTCTGGAGCTTGTTGCTACCACGATTGGAGAAAGAGTTGATCCGGATAAGCTTCCTCTTGAAGATCCTGAAACGTATGCCTTGCTTGCTCGTGGCGACTTAGAAGGCATTTTTCAGCTGGAATCAACGGGGATGCGTCAAATCGTTCGCGATCTCAAGCCCTCATCTTTAGAGGATATTTCCTCGATTTTGGCTCTTTATCGTCCTGGTCCTTTAGATGCAGGACTGATTCCAAAATTTATTAATCGCAAGCATGGTCGTGAGGTGATTGATTTCGCGCATCACTCGATTGAGCCGATCCTTCAAGAAACCTACGGGATCATGGTTTATCAAGAGCAAATTATGAAAATTGCTCAGGATATGGCTGGGTATTCATTGGGAGAAGCGGATTTACTCCGTCGCGCCATGGGTAAGAAAAAGGTGTCGGAAATGCAGAAACATCGTGGAATCTTTGTGCAAGGCGCTTCCGATCGTGGTGTGGATAAGAAAATCGCTGACGAACTCTTTGACCAAATGGTTCTCTTTGCTGAATACTGTTTTAATAAAAGCCACTCCACGGCCTACGGAGCTGTTACTTATCAAACTGCGTATCTAAAAGCGCATTATCCGGTGGCTTACATGGCCGCCTTGCTCACAGTGAATGCTGGAGCCAGCGACAAAGTTCAACGCTACATCTCCAATTGCAACGCAATGGGCATCGAAGTGATGCCTCCAGATATCAATGCATCTGGGATTGATTTCACTCCTAAGGGTGATCGCATCCTGTTTGGGTTGTCAGCTGTTCGCAATCTTGGTGATGGCGCGATTCGCGCCGTGATTGGCTCTAGGGAATCAGAGGGGCCATTCCAATCCCTTGCTGATCTCTGTGATCGTCTTCCCTCTGCGGTGCTTAATCGCAGAAGTATGGAGTCGCTGATCCATTGCGGAGCGATGGATGCTCTTGAGCCCGAGGCGAATCGGGCTCAACTGATGGCTGATTTAGACCTTCTTCTTGATTGGGCTACGTCCAGGGCCAAAGATCGCGCCAGCGGACAGGGCAACTTGTTTGATTTGATGGCAGCGTCCAGTGAGGGCGCTGATGAGGCAGGAACTGACCTCAGCTTGGCGCCCAAGGCTCCTCCGGTGAAGGATTACCACCCCACTGAAAAGCTCAGGCTTGAGAAGGACCTTGTTGGTTTCTATCTCTCCGATCACCCGTTAAAACAGCTCACTGCTCCGGCGAAACTTTTGGCTCCTATCGGCCTCGGCAGTTTGGAAGAACAAGCCGACAAAGCCAAGGTCAGTGCGATTGCGATGGTGAGTGAGATGCGTCAGGTCACCACTCGCAAAGGGGATCGAATGGCGGTGTTGACCTTGGAAGACCTCACTGGATCCTGTGAAGCGGTGGTCTTCCCTAAATGCTATGCCCGTTTGGCTGATCACCTGATGGCTGAGGCTCGTTTGTTGGTTTGGGCCGCCGTGGATCGCCGCGACGAGCGGGTCCAATTGATCGTGGATGACTGTCGAGCGATTGATGATCTGCGTTTACTGATGGTGGAACTTGATCCAGAACAGGCCAGCGATGTGGCTGTTCAACACAAATTGCGCGAATGCCTTCAGGCCTACCGCCCAGATCAGGAACAGTTAGGCGTCAGAGTCCCGGTTGTTGCCGCAGTGCGCCAGGGAAATACGGTTCGCTATGTGCGTCTTGGACCACAATTTTGTGTTCGCGATGCCTCTGAAGCTGCTCTTCATCTTCAAGAGAAGTCCTTCAACGTGACATGCAGCGAACCTCTTCTGAATTAA
- the rpsO gene encoding 30S ribosomal protein S15, translated as MSLDTTEKQQLINSHQTHATDTGSAEVQVAMLSERISKLSSHLQQNIHDYSSRQGLLKMIGRRKRLLGYVRGKSEQRYSDLISKLGIRG; from the coding sequence ATGTCGCTCGATACAACGGAAAAGCAGCAACTCATCAACAGCCACCAAACCCACGCCACCGACACCGGATCGGCAGAAGTTCAGGTCGCCATGCTGAGCGAGCGCATCTCGAAGCTCAGCAGCCATCTTCAGCAAAACATCCACGATTATTCGTCCCGCCAGGGGCTGCTCAAGATGATTGGTCGTCGCAAGCGTCTGCTTGGCTACGTCCGAGGCAAGAGTGAGCAGCGCTATAGCGATCTCATTTCTAAGCTTGGAATCCGCGGCTAA
- the rlmB gene encoding 23S rRNA (guanosine(2251)-2'-O)-methyltransferase RlmB — MSSRSDRRPPSGSGSGSGSRGRRPFRDGSPPIRRDDSWGGRLENGNSERRSSDRRPSDRRFSERRSGDAYGKDRRPAFDRRSSDRRPSDRQFSDRKPSDRQSSDRRFSERRFGDSGSPDRRPSFERRSSEGRSSEGRSSGNRFSERRFKDSSASDRRTSFDRSSDRPSGDRSLTDRSSSDQFSDSRPLEGSFSDQRFSNRRFKDSGSTDRRPSFDRRSSDRSYGERRARFAERRGQAGSGQGGSGGKRFSPRLDDKPRGESSPHAPEAVADDLLWGRHATQAALEAGRPIHRIWCTSELRSASKFLQLLRDAKSSGVLVEEVTWARLGQLTGGAVHQGIVLQTAAAETFDLGDLVKGCSALDEAPLLLALDGLTDPHNLGAIVRSAEALGAHGVVLPQRRSAGLTGSVAKVAAGALEHLPVARVVNLNRSLETLKSSGYRVIGLAEEGDLTLEEVDLDGPLVIVTGSEGQGLSMLTRRHCDQLIRIPLRGVTPSLNASVATALCVYEVARRGWMKGLKGQNPSPRITRPQLAGSALATAPASAEPGDAPISDPSPEQPASQQPTSQQPASQQTSVQISDQLSEQSSEQSSEQSSEEGKEGSVVNLDLGHESEMSGADAFAVSIDL; from the coding sequence ATGAGCTCACGATCCGATCGCCGCCCCCCCTCTGGCTCTGGCAGCGGCTCAGGTTCACGCGGTCGACGTCCGTTTCGTGATGGATCACCACCCATCCGTCGCGATGACAGCTGGGGGGGACGTCTTGAAAACGGAAACAGCGAGCGACGTTCCAGTGACCGTCGCCCCTCGGATCGGCGCTTCTCCGAACGTCGTTCTGGCGACGCGTATGGAAAGGACCGTCGACCGGCTTTTGATCGCCGCTCCTCAGATCGAAGACCCTCGGACCGACAGTTTTCCGACCGAAAGCCTTCTGACAGACAGTCTTCCGATCGCCGTTTTTCAGAGCGTCGGTTTGGGGATTCGGGATCCCCTGATCGCCGGCCTTCCTTCGAGCGTCGCTCGTCTGAGGGTCGCTCCTCTGAGGGGCGCTCTTCAGGAAATCGTTTTTCAGAGCGTCGCTTTAAAGATTCAAGCGCCAGTGACCGCCGCACTTCCTTCGATCGTTCCTCTGATCGTCCTAGCGGGGATCGGTCGTTGACGGATCGCTCCTCCTCAGACCAGTTTTCTGACAGTCGTCCGCTTGAAGGCTCTTTCAGCGATCAGCGTTTTTCCAATCGTCGCTTCAAGGATTCGGGCTCAACGGATCGCCGTCCGTCTTTTGATCGTCGCTCCTCTGACCGTTCTTACGGCGAGCGTCGAGCACGTTTTGCTGAGCGTCGTGGCCAGGCTGGGAGTGGTCAGGGTGGGAGTGGCGGTAAAAGATTTTCCCCACGTTTGGATGACAAGCCCCGTGGGGAGTCCAGTCCTCATGCCCCAGAGGCAGTGGCCGATGATTTGCTCTGGGGGCGTCATGCCACTCAGGCGGCGCTAGAGGCAGGCAGGCCCATTCATCGCATTTGGTGCACCTCTGAGCTGCGCAGTGCTTCGAAATTCCTTCAGCTGCTCAGAGATGCCAAATCGTCCGGAGTGTTGGTGGAGGAGGTCACCTGGGCCAGGCTTGGCCAGCTCACCGGTGGCGCTGTGCATCAGGGCATTGTTTTGCAAACGGCCGCAGCTGAAACCTTCGACCTCGGGGATTTGGTGAAGGGATGCAGCGCCTTGGACGAGGCCCCGTTGTTGTTAGCCCTCGATGGTCTGACCGATCCCCATAATTTGGGCGCCATTGTGCGTTCAGCTGAAGCGCTCGGAGCGCATGGCGTGGTCCTCCCTCAGCGAAGAAGTGCTGGCTTGACAGGGTCTGTCGCCAAGGTTGCTGCCGGTGCCCTTGAGCACTTACCCGTTGCTCGGGTCGTCAATCTCAATCGATCCCTTGAAACCCTGAAATCCTCTGGTTATCGGGTGATCGGCTTGGCTGAGGAAGGTGACCTCACCCTTGAGGAGGTGGATCTGGATGGCCCGCTGGTGATTGTGACCGGCTCTGAAGGGCAAGGGCTGTCGATGTTGACGCGTCGTCATTGCGATCAGTTGATCCGCATTCCCTTGCGAGGCGTCACCCCCAGCCTGAATGCATCTGTTGCCACAGCCCTTTGTGTGTATGAGGTGGCTCGGCGCGGCTGGATGAAGGGTCTCAAGGGACAGAACCCATCTCCACGAATCACCCGGCCCCAATTGGCTGGATCCGCTCTTGCAACGGCCCCTGCCAGCGCAGAGCCCGGCGACGCCCCCATCTCGGATCCGTCCCCAGAACAACCGGCTTCTCAACAACCAACTTCTCAACAACCTGCATCTCAACAAACCTCTGTCCAGATCTCAGATCAGCTGTCTGAGCAGTCTTCAGAGCAGTCTTCAGAGCAGTCTTCTGAGGAGGGTAAAGAGGGTTCCGTGGTCAATCTCGATTTAGGGCATGAGTCCGAAATGTCAGGAGCTGATGCTTTTGCAGTGAGTATTGATCTCTAA
- a CDS encoding PAM68 family protein yields MADRRNSLPFEPRRSAEGSKAQSKSKRSASQSGSSQPIPKSVANRMARRVAIATGIPSIMGMGVFVGSYFLVSRQIMEVPPGITLLASGGFFLLGLGGLSYGVLSASWEPNAGTLLGLEHIKPNIQRMRESIRAQKQT; encoded by the coding sequence ATGGCTGATCGACGCAACTCTCTGCCCTTCGAGCCGCGCCGGTCAGCAGAAGGATCGAAAGCACAATCCAAATCCAAACGGTCTGCCTCTCAATCAGGAAGCAGTCAACCCATTCCCAAGTCTGTTGCCAACCGAATGGCACGACGCGTGGCGATCGCCACAGGCATCCCTTCAATCATGGGAATGGGTGTTTTCGTTGGAAGTTATTTCCTGGTCTCACGTCAGATCATGGAAGTTCCTCCTGGGATCACCTTGCTGGCCTCTGGTGGTTTCTTTTTGTTGGGACTAGGGGGTCTCAGCTATGGCGTTTTATCAGCCAGTTGGGAACCGAATGCAGGGACCTTGCTGGGACTCGAGCACATCAAGCCCAACATCCAGAGAATGCGCGAATCCATTCGTGCTCAAAAACAGACCTAA
- a CDS encoding Mini-ribonuclease 3: protein MSDWIRSQLPQEPERDLGSLQLAWLGDAVWELHQRLRFCKTPGRSQDLHQAVVSLVRADAQAAALEKLDPFLTDQERDYVRRGRNRAGRGPKRADAGVYGRATGFETMIGWLFLQNPARLAQLLDRLEETDTALS from the coding sequence TTGAGTGACTGGATTCGTTCTCAGTTGCCACAAGAGCCTGAGCGTGATCTTGGATCGTTACAGCTTGCTTGGCTTGGAGATGCTGTTTGGGAATTGCATCAAAGACTGAGGTTTTGCAAAACTCCAGGACGATCTCAGGATCTTCACCAAGCGGTCGTTTCTCTCGTCAGGGCTGATGCTCAGGCGGCCGCATTAGAGAAGCTGGATCCGTTTTTAACAGATCAGGAACGCGATTATGTAAGGCGTGGACGCAATCGGGCTGGCCGTGGACCCAAGCGAGCTGATGCCGGCGTGTATGGCAGAGCAACGGGATTTGAGACAATGATTGGCTGGCTCTTTTTGCAGAATCCGGCGCGGCTTGCGCAGCTCTTGGATCGACTTGAGGAGACCGACACCGCCCTGTCATAA
- the ruvA gene encoding Holliday junction branch migration protein RuvA, whose protein sequence is MIGWLQGECIEHWSQGGRQGLVIACAGVGYEVQLASRYLQPLSAGTTCTVWIHQVQRDDGSSLFGFPDRRERDLFRVLISVNGVGPQVGLALLESCSAAELIEAIIDGDLRRLTQAQGVGKRTAERLAVELRDRLGAWSANQDNDRSDLSLVDRSDLKSLPIDPDPLQDLQLTLSTLGYEDLEIRSAMRAVTNGEDVPASDDGDGWLRASLRWLNRPSS, encoded by the coding sequence ATGATCGGCTGGCTACAAGGAGAATGCATCGAACACTGGAGTCAGGGCGGACGTCAGGGATTGGTTATTGCCTGCGCAGGTGTGGGCTATGAGGTTCAACTGGCTTCGAGGTACCTACAACCTCTCTCCGCAGGGACAACTTGCACCGTCTGGATTCATCAGGTGCAAAGGGACGATGGCTCGAGCTTGTTTGGCTTCCCAGATCGCAGAGAAAGAGATCTGTTTCGCGTTCTGATCAGCGTGAATGGGGTCGGTCCTCAAGTGGGGCTGGCGTTGTTGGAGAGCTGCAGCGCTGCCGAGTTGATTGAAGCGATCATCGATGGAGACCTGCGACGCCTCACCCAAGCGCAGGGCGTAGGCAAACGCACAGCAGAACGCCTTGCGGTGGAACTTCGCGATCGGCTGGGTGCATGGAGTGCAAATCAAGACAATGATCGTTCCGACCTCTCCCTTGTGGACAGAAGTGATCTCAAATCGCTGCCGATTGATCCCGACCCCCTGCAGGACTTACAGCTCACCCTCAGCACACTCGGATATGAGGATTTAGAGATCCGCAGCGCGATGCGCGCTGTGACCAATGGAGAAGACGTCCCGGCATCGGATGACGGGGATGGGTGGTTACGCGCAAGCCTGCGTTGGTTGAACCGCCCTTCGTCGTAA
- the gatA gene encoding Asp-tRNA(Asn)/Glu-tRNA(Gln) amidotransferase subunit GatA, whose protein sequence is MAIAEWRQQLERGEVSARELTDHHLARIEAVDPSVHAFLEVTADRARADADRLDEARAAGEDLPPLAGVPIAIKDNLCTKGIRTTCSSRMLEFFVPPYESTVTDRLWRSGAVLIGKTNLDEFAMGGSTETSAFGPTANPWNTGHVPGGSSGGSAAAVAAGECMASLGSDTGGSIRQPASFCGVVGLKPTYGRVSRYGLVAFASSLDQVGPFATSVSDAAELLQAIAGEDPRDSTCLKAPVPNYRDRLGRSVSGLRIGVVRECFDQEGLDPQVKASVLAASDLLQSLGAELVDVSCPRFNDGIATYYVIAPSEASANLARYDGVKYGFRAEDASSLAAMTAQSRAEGFGSEVQRRILIGTYALSAGYVDAYYRKAQQVRTLIRRDFETAFASVDVLLTPTAPSTAFAAGAHADDPLAMYLADLLTIPANLAGLPAINVPCGFDSEGLPIGVQLIGNVLEEPLLLQVAHQYEQSADVMARRPEGSLIPA, encoded by the coding sequence ATGGCGATTGCCGAGTGGCGTCAGCAACTTGAACGCGGTGAAGTCTCCGCCAGGGAGCTAACTGATCATCATCTGGCCCGAATCGAGGCAGTTGATCCAAGTGTCCATGCCTTTTTGGAGGTCACAGCCGATCGAGCTCGCGCTGATGCGGATCGCTTGGATGAAGCGCGGGCGGCAGGAGAGGACCTGCCTCCTTTAGCGGGTGTGCCAATCGCCATCAAGGACAACCTCTGTACAAAAGGAATTCGCACAACCTGCTCCAGCCGGATGCTGGAGTTCTTTGTCCCGCCCTATGAATCCACCGTGACTGATCGCCTCTGGCGTTCAGGAGCGGTTCTGATCGGAAAGACCAATCTGGATGAGTTCGCCATGGGCGGCTCAACCGAAACATCCGCCTTTGGACCAACCGCCAATCCTTGGAATACGGGCCACGTGCCTGGAGGGAGTTCTGGGGGAAGTGCAGCAGCCGTTGCCGCAGGCGAATGCATGGCCTCCCTGGGGTCCGATACAGGTGGATCCATCCGACAGCCAGCATCCTTCTGTGGCGTGGTGGGTTTAAAACCCACCTATGGTCGTGTGAGTCGTTATGGGCTGGTGGCCTTTGCCAGCTCGCTTGACCAAGTGGGTCCCTTTGCGACATCCGTCTCGGATGCAGCTGAACTGCTGCAAGCGATCGCTGGGGAAGATCCTCGAGACTCCACCTGCCTCAAGGCTCCTGTGCCCAATTACCGCGATCGTCTAGGACGCTCCGTGAGTGGGCTTCGTATCGGAGTGGTGCGCGAGTGCTTTGACCAGGAAGGACTCGACCCGCAGGTCAAAGCGTCGGTGCTTGCCGCCTCCGACCTCTTGCAGTCTCTAGGAGCCGAGCTCGTGGATGTGAGCTGCCCTCGCTTTAACGACGGCATCGCCACGTATTACGTCATCGCCCCATCCGAAGCCTCGGCCAATTTGGCTCGCTACGACGGCGTGAAATACGGCTTCCGAGCTGAGGATGCCTCCAGCCTTGCTGCGATGACGGCGCAAAGCCGAGCCGAAGGCTTTGGTAGTGAAGTGCAACGGCGCATCTTGATTGGTACCTATGCCCTTTCCGCTGGGTATGTGGACGCTTACTACCGCAAGGCCCAGCAGGTTCGTACCTTGATCCGTCGGGACTTCGAGACGGCCTTTGCCTCCGTGGATGTGTTGTTAACCCCCACGGCTCCGTCCACAGCCTTTGCCGCTGGTGCCCATGCAGATGATCCCTTGGCGATGTACCTAGCGGATCTACTGACGATTCCTGCCAATTTGGCGGGTCTACCGGCCATCAACGTGCCTTGTGGATTCGACAGCGAGGGGCTGCCGATCGGGGTTCAACTGATTGGCAATGTGCTCGAGGAACCTTTGCTTCTCCAAGTGGCCCACCAGTACGAGCAGAGTGCAGATGTGATGGCCCGACGCCCCGAGGGCAGCTTGATCCCTGCTTGA
- a CDS encoding STAS domain-containing protein codes for MSPITELQRLTVSLRGGFEQKGGCVVFHFTGQLDAYSESQFLTYVTDVLKPNKSPAVIDLIKIDFLDSSGVGVLVQFAKQCKDSKRRFAIVGNARVVQTVKLVKLEEFLHLSEDLDKAVSQLAT; via the coding sequence ATGAGTCCCATTACTGAACTGCAGCGATTAACCGTTTCGCTTCGGGGTGGCTTCGAGCAAAAGGGTGGCTGTGTGGTGTTTCATTTCACCGGTCAGCTTGATGCCTATTCCGAGAGTCAGTTTCTGACCTACGTGACTGATGTTTTGAAACCGAATAAGTCACCGGCCGTGATTGATCTCATCAAAATTGATTTTCTTGACTCGTCTGGCGTGGGTGTTCTTGTGCAATTTGCCAAACAATGCAAAGACTCCAAGCGACGCTTTGCGATTGTTGGCAATGCCCGCGTTGTTCAAACCGTCAAATTGGTGAAACTTGAGGAGTTTCTCCACCTATCGGAAGATCTCGATAAGGCTGTTAGCCAATTGGCAACTTGA
- a CDS encoding DUF1816 domain-containing protein, producing MSPLIRPLRSLANGLGFAWWARVQTHGPDVTYWFGPFVTKNGLEQVLPAFLDDLSSEAPSSIDHSVLRCRRSEPLTINVQG from the coding sequence ATGAGCCCCTTGATCAGGCCCCTGCGCAGTCTCGCCAATGGCCTCGGCTTTGCATGGTGGGCTCGTGTCCAGACCCATGGGCCTGATGTCACCTATTGGTTCGGTCCCTTTGTCACCAAGAATGGTCTCGAGCAAGTGCTCCCAGCCTTTCTCGATGACCTTTCTTCAGAAGCACCTTCGTCAATCGATCATTCGGTTCTGCGTTGCCGTAGATCGGAACCGCTAACAATCAACGTTCAAGGCTGA